In Panicum virgatum strain AP13 chromosome 4N, P.virgatum_v5, whole genome shotgun sequence, a single window of DNA contains:
- the LOC120671152 gene encoding AT-rich interactive domain-containing protein 5-like produces the protein MSQEQGGEDPPPPPQAEGEAPPAADVPMGEAAAVDDDDEAEPVTGEGAADGAAGTFGSVEASVKPEAAGAEEGDGEELNGDAAADSVGEGEKLENGDEPVKVGREKGGSPVRDAADGGDDKGVDGQNQAAENQLVLVSAEEDLAMSKLSNNSFMFDYSTGGDDSGTEEEQAAFMKELERFYREKMMEFKPPKFYGEGLNCLKLWRQVTGLGGYDQVTSCKLWRQVGESFKPPKTCTTVSWTFRNFYEKALLEYEKHKIETGKFQVASSTLADRIGSESQVGGSHTSGSGRARRESATRAMQGWHSQRLLGNGEIADPIIKDKGTIVLKKDKTPKSSGSAKRKRTPSLEDDRVMPYKSDKLQNDSMVIDMGPPADWVKINVRRTKDCYEVYALVPGLLREEVHVQSDPAGRLIVTGEPEQLDNPWGVTPFKKVISLPSRIDPHQTSAVVTLHGQLFVRAPFEQSK, from the exons ATGTCGCAAGAGCAAGGTGGGGAggatcctccgccgccgccgcaggcggaAGGCGaggcaccgccggccgccgacgTCCCCATGGGCGAAGCTGCGGCggtggatgatgatgatgaggcgGAACCCGTCACGGGGGAGGGCGCCGCGGACGGGGCGGCCGGCACCTTTGGTTCCGTGGAGGCTTCGGTGAAGCCCGAAGCAGCGGGTGCGGAGGAGGGGGACGGGGAGGAGCTGAACGGTGACGCAGCGGCGGATTCCGTTGGCGAGGGTGAGAAATTGGAGAACGGGGATGAGCCCGTGAAGGTGGGCAGGGAGAAGGGAGGCTCGCCGGTGCGAGATGCTGCAGATGGCGGTGATGATAAGGGCGTGGATGGTCAGAATCAGGCTGCTGAGAACCAGCTTGTGCTGGTGTCGGCTGAGGAGGACCTGGCCATGTCCAAGCTCTCAAATAATTCCTTCATGTTCGATTACTCCACTGGTGGTGATGACTCGGGGACTGAGGAGGAGCAGGCTGCCTTCATGAAGGAGCTCGAGCGGTTCTACAGGGAGAAGATGATGGAGTTCAAGCCCCCAAAGTTCTACGGCGAAGGATTGAATTGCCTTAA ATTGTGGAGACAAGTTACTGGATTGGGTGGCTATGATCAG GTGACATCATGCAAACTGTGGCGCCAAGTGGGGGAGTCGTTCAAACCTCCAAA GACATGCACAACAGTTTCATGGACGTTCCGTAACTTCTATGAGAAG GCACTACTTGAATATGAGAAACACAAAATTGAAACCGGAAAGttccaagtagcttcatctACTTTAGCGGATCGAATTGGTTCTGAGAGCCAG GTGGGTGGAAGCCATACATCTGGCTCTGGAAGGGCCAGAAGAGAATCTGCAACTCGTGCTATGCAAGGCTGGCATTCTCAGCGTCTACTAGGAAATGGTGAAATTGCTGATCCTATAATTAAG GATAAAGGCACTATTGTCTTGAAGAAGGATAAAACTCCTAAAAGCAGTG GTTCTGCCAAGAGGAAAAGGACTCCATCCTTGGAAGATGACAGGGTGATGCCATATAAATCCGATAAGCTACA AAATGACTCTATGGTTATCGACATGGGCCCTCCCGCTGATTGGGTGAAGATAAACGTTAGGAGAACC AAAGATTGCTATGAAGTCTATGCGTTGGTTCCTGGCCTTCTGCGGGAAGAG GTACATGTTCAGTCTGATCCTGCTGGTCGTTTGATAGTTACTGGAGAGCCTGAGCAACTAGATAACCCATGGGGTGTTACTCCATTCAAGAAG GTCATTAGTTTGCCTTCCCGCATTGATCCTCACCAAACCTCCGCAGTTGTCACTCTCCATGGGCAGCTATTTGTGCGTGCACCATTTGAGCAATCAAAATAA
- the LOC120671153 gene encoding cell division cycle protein 27 homolog B-like isoform X1: METLMVDRVHSSLRLFMHRNAVFLCERLCAQFPSETNVQLLATCYLHNNQPYAAYHILKGKKLPESRYLFAMSCFRMNLLHEAEDTLCPVNEPNIEVPNGATGHYLLGIIYRCTGRMSAAAEQFTQALTLDPLLWAAYEELCILGVAEDADECFSEATALRLQQEHTSTSALEKSNFANENRILTSSLPSSLGDIIPKQMKQLHANNTAEVPSYPHVRATALHVQNSTTSNVAQFDTPSPTATQTSSIVPPPLFRNAHAYQNTISGDAPAKPKANGSNQPLRRKYLDQARLKKVSGRLFNQSSDSMPRRSARLSRDMTINSNSNSNISQFGGNGTDHSSGKLRVNSSTPSKLCSTAVRSVQVMKGKPRATENFDEGSRYEVIDEMWTDNVPATSSSASTTEGRFFEQDKAERIMSQDSKVAIGIRELLGLLRTLGEGFRLSCLFKCQEALEVFRKLPESQFNTGWVLCQVGKAYFELVDYLEADHYFELAHLLSPCTLDGMDIYSTVLYHLNAEMRLSYLAQELISIDRLSPQAWCAVGNCFALRKDHETALKNFQRAVQLDSRFAYAHTLCGHEYSALEDYENSLKFYRCALQVDERHYNAWYGLGVVYLRQEKFEFAEHHFRRAFQINPRSSVLMCYLGMALHSLKRNEEALEMLEKAIATDKKNPLPKYQKALILSGLQKYAEALEELERLKEIAPHESSMYALMGKIYKQLNILDKAVFCFGIALDLKPPAADLAIIKSAMEKVHLPDELMDDDL; the protein is encoded by the exons atggaaaCCCTAATGGTGGACCGCGTCCACAGCAGCCTGCGCCTCTTCATGCACCGCAACGCCGTCTTCCTCTGCGAGCGCCTCTGCGCGCAGTTCCCCTCCGAG ACCAATGTGCAGTTGTTAGCAACATGTTACCTCCACAACAACCAGCCATATGCTGCATACCATATTTTGAAAG GGAAGAAGCTGCCAGAGTCCCGGTACCTGTTTGCTATGTCATGCTTTCGTATGAACCTCTTGCATGAAGCAGAAGATACTCTATGTCCAGTAAATGAACCAAACATTGAG GTTCCCAATGGAGCTACAGGACACTACCTCCTTGGAATAATTTATAG GTGCACGGGCAGAATGTCAGCTGCAGCTGAACAATTTACACAAGCGTTGACTCTGGATCCTCTTTTATGGGCAGCATACGAGGAGTTGTGTATACTTG GTGTTGCTGAAGATGCAGATGAATGTTTTAGTGAAGCAACTGCTCTACGTCTCCAGCAGGAACACACATCCACATCTGCTCTGGAAAAGTCAAACTTTGCCAATGAAAATCGAATTCTAACTTCCAGTCTTCCCTCAAGCCTCGGGGATATTATCCCTAAGCAAATGAAACAGCTTCATGCTAACAACACAGCAGAAGTTCCTAGTTACCCTCATGTTAGAGCAACTGCACTGCATGTACAGAACAGCACAACCTCTAACGTAGCACAGTTTGACACCCCATCACCAACGGCAACACAG ACTTCTAGTATTGTACCTCCACCACTCTTCAGGAATGCCCATGCTTATCAGAATACAATAAGTGGTGATGCTCCTGCTAAACCGAAAGCTAATGGATCAAACCAGCCACTCAGAAGGAAATACTTGGATCAAGCAAGGCTAAAGAAG GTTTCTGGAAGGCTTTTTAATCAGAGTAGTGATTCAATGCCTCGAAGAAGTGCAAGGCTTTCTCGAGACATGAcaataaattcaaattcaaattcaaatatctCTCAGTTTGGTGGGAATGGAACAGATCACTCGTCAGGTAAATTGCGAGTAAACTCGTCCACACCATCAAAATTGTGTTCAACAGCCGTACGTTCTGTGCAAGTTATGAAAGGGAAACCACGAGCTACAGAAAATTTTGATGAAG GAAGCAGATACGAAGTTATTGATGAAATGTGGACAGATAATGTGCCAGCAACCTCATCTTCTGCAAGTACGACTGAGGGAAGATTCTTTGAGCAAGATAAAGCTGAACGAATTATGTCGCAAGACTCCAAAGTTGCAATTGGAATCAGGGAGCTACTGGGACTTTTGCGAACACTCGGGGAAGGTTTTAGGCTTTCTTGCTTGTTTAAGTGCCAG GAAGCACTGGAAGTCTTCAGAAAACTCCCTGAGTCGCAATTTAACACTGGTTGGGTTCTATGCCAG GTTGGTAAGGCATATTTTGAATTGGTTGATTATTTAGAAGCTGATCATTACTTTGAGTTAGCGCATCTACTGTCTCCTTGTACATTGGATGGAATGGACATCTACTCCACTGTTCTTTAT CATCTGAACGCGGAAATGAGACTAAGCTACCTAGCTCAAGAGCTCATTTCTATTGATCGACTATCTCCTCAAGCATG GTGTGCAGTGGGGAATTGCTTTGCCTTGAGGAAAGATCATGAGACTGCCTTGAAGAATTTTCAACGCGCGGTACAGCTTGACTCAAGATTTGCATATGCTCACACTCTATGCGGTCATGA GTATTCTGCACTAGAAGATTATGAAAATAGCCTCAAATTCTACAGATGTGCACTTCAGGTAGATGAAAGGCACTACAATGCCTGGTATGGCCTTGGGGTGGTCTATCTTCGGCAGGAGAAGTTTGAGTTTGCTGAGCATCATTTCAGGAGGGCATTTCAGATAAACCCTCGCTCTTCTGTTCTTATGTGTTACCTTGGGATGGCCTTGCATTCTCTAAAG AGGAATGAGGAGGCATTGGAGATGCTGGAGAAAGCCATAGCTACTGATAAGAAGAATCCACTGCCCAAGTATCAGAAGGCTTTAATCCTTTCAGGCCTACAAAAATACGCAGAAGCTTTGGAAGAGTTAGAGCGGCTAAAGGAGATTGCGCCTCATGAGAGTAGTATGTATGCACTGATGGGAAAGATTTACAAGCAACTCAACATTCTTGACAAAGCTGTTTTTTGCTTTGGCATTGCCCTGGATTTGAAACCCCCTGCTGCTGATCTTGCTATAATTAAG TCCGCAATGGAGAAAGTACACCTTCCTGATGAACTGATGGACGATGACCTATAA
- the LOC120671153 gene encoding cell division cycle protein 27 homolog B-like isoform X2: METLMVDRVHSSLRLFMHRNAVFLCERLCAQFPSETNVQLLATCYLHNNQPYAAYHILKGKKLPESRYLFAMSCFRMNLLHEAEDTLCPVNEPNIEVPNGATGHYLLGIIYRCTGRMSAAAEQFTQALTLDPLLWAAYEELCILGVAEDADECFSEATALRLQQEHTSTSALEKSNFANENRILTSSLPSSLGDIIPKQMKQLHANNTAEVPSYPHVRATALHVQNSTTSNVAQFDTPSPTATQTSSIVPPPLFRNAHAYQNTISGDAPAKPKANGSNQPLRRKYLDQARLKKVSGRLFNQSSDSMPRRSARLSRDMTINSNSNSNISQFGGNGTDHSSGSRYEVIDEMWTDNVPATSSSASTTEGRFFEQDKAERIMSQDSKVAIGIRELLGLLRTLGEGFRLSCLFKCQEALEVFRKLPESQFNTGWVLCQVGKAYFELVDYLEADHYFELAHLLSPCTLDGMDIYSTVLYHLNAEMRLSYLAQELISIDRLSPQAWCAVGNCFALRKDHETALKNFQRAVQLDSRFAYAHTLCGHEYSALEDYENSLKFYRCALQVDERHYNAWYGLGVVYLRQEKFEFAEHHFRRAFQINPRSSVLMCYLGMALHSLKRNEEALEMLEKAIATDKKNPLPKYQKALILSGLQKYAEALEELERLKEIAPHESSMYALMGKIYKQLNILDKAVFCFGIALDLKPPAADLAIIKSAMEKVHLPDELMDDDL, encoded by the exons atggaaaCCCTAATGGTGGACCGCGTCCACAGCAGCCTGCGCCTCTTCATGCACCGCAACGCCGTCTTCCTCTGCGAGCGCCTCTGCGCGCAGTTCCCCTCCGAG ACCAATGTGCAGTTGTTAGCAACATGTTACCTCCACAACAACCAGCCATATGCTGCATACCATATTTTGAAAG GGAAGAAGCTGCCAGAGTCCCGGTACCTGTTTGCTATGTCATGCTTTCGTATGAACCTCTTGCATGAAGCAGAAGATACTCTATGTCCAGTAAATGAACCAAACATTGAG GTTCCCAATGGAGCTACAGGACACTACCTCCTTGGAATAATTTATAG GTGCACGGGCAGAATGTCAGCTGCAGCTGAACAATTTACACAAGCGTTGACTCTGGATCCTCTTTTATGGGCAGCATACGAGGAGTTGTGTATACTTG GTGTTGCTGAAGATGCAGATGAATGTTTTAGTGAAGCAACTGCTCTACGTCTCCAGCAGGAACACACATCCACATCTGCTCTGGAAAAGTCAAACTTTGCCAATGAAAATCGAATTCTAACTTCCAGTCTTCCCTCAAGCCTCGGGGATATTATCCCTAAGCAAATGAAACAGCTTCATGCTAACAACACAGCAGAAGTTCCTAGTTACCCTCATGTTAGAGCAACTGCACTGCATGTACAGAACAGCACAACCTCTAACGTAGCACAGTTTGACACCCCATCACCAACGGCAACACAG ACTTCTAGTATTGTACCTCCACCACTCTTCAGGAATGCCCATGCTTATCAGAATACAATAAGTGGTGATGCTCCTGCTAAACCGAAAGCTAATGGATCAAACCAGCCACTCAGAAGGAAATACTTGGATCAAGCAAGGCTAAAGAAG GTTTCTGGAAGGCTTTTTAATCAGAGTAGTGATTCAATGCCTCGAAGAAGTGCAAGGCTTTCTCGAGACATGAcaataaattcaaattcaaattcaaatatctCTCAGTTTGGTGGGAATGGAACAGATCACTCGTCAG GAAGCAGATACGAAGTTATTGATGAAATGTGGACAGATAATGTGCCAGCAACCTCATCTTCTGCAAGTACGACTGAGGGAAGATTCTTTGAGCAAGATAAAGCTGAACGAATTATGTCGCAAGACTCCAAAGTTGCAATTGGAATCAGGGAGCTACTGGGACTTTTGCGAACACTCGGGGAAGGTTTTAGGCTTTCTTGCTTGTTTAAGTGCCAG GAAGCACTGGAAGTCTTCAGAAAACTCCCTGAGTCGCAATTTAACACTGGTTGGGTTCTATGCCAG GTTGGTAAGGCATATTTTGAATTGGTTGATTATTTAGAAGCTGATCATTACTTTGAGTTAGCGCATCTACTGTCTCCTTGTACATTGGATGGAATGGACATCTACTCCACTGTTCTTTAT CATCTGAACGCGGAAATGAGACTAAGCTACCTAGCTCAAGAGCTCATTTCTATTGATCGACTATCTCCTCAAGCATG GTGTGCAGTGGGGAATTGCTTTGCCTTGAGGAAAGATCATGAGACTGCCTTGAAGAATTTTCAACGCGCGGTACAGCTTGACTCAAGATTTGCATATGCTCACACTCTATGCGGTCATGA GTATTCTGCACTAGAAGATTATGAAAATAGCCTCAAATTCTACAGATGTGCACTTCAGGTAGATGAAAGGCACTACAATGCCTGGTATGGCCTTGGGGTGGTCTATCTTCGGCAGGAGAAGTTTGAGTTTGCTGAGCATCATTTCAGGAGGGCATTTCAGATAAACCCTCGCTCTTCTGTTCTTATGTGTTACCTTGGGATGGCCTTGCATTCTCTAAAG AGGAATGAGGAGGCATTGGAGATGCTGGAGAAAGCCATAGCTACTGATAAGAAGAATCCACTGCCCAAGTATCAGAAGGCTTTAATCCTTTCAGGCCTACAAAAATACGCAGAAGCTTTGGAAGAGTTAGAGCGGCTAAAGGAGATTGCGCCTCATGAGAGTAGTATGTATGCACTGATGGGAAAGATTTACAAGCAACTCAACATTCTTGACAAAGCTGTTTTTTGCTTTGGCATTGCCCTGGATTTGAAACCCCCTGCTGCTGATCTTGCTATAATTAAG TCCGCAATGGAGAAAGTACACCTTCCTGATGAACTGATGGACGATGACCTATAA
- the LOC120671153 gene encoding cell division cycle protein 27 homolog B-like isoform X3, which produces METLMVDRVHSSLRLFMHRNAVFLCERLCAQFPSETNVQLLATCYLHNNQPYAAYHILKGKKLPESRYLFAMSCFRMNLLHEAEDTLCPVNEPNIEVPNGATGHYLLGIIYRCTGRMSAAAEQFTQALTLDPLLWAAYEELCILGVAEDADECFSEATALRLQQEHTSTSALEKSNFANENRILTSSLPSSLGDIIPKQMKQLHANNTAEVPSYPHVRATALHVQNSTTSNVAQFDTPSPTATQTSSIVPPPLFRNAHAYQNTISGDAPAKPKANGSNQPLRRKYLDQARLKKVSGRLFNQSSDSMPRRSARLSRDMTINSNSNSNISQFGGNGTDHSSGKLRVNSSTPSKLCSTAVRSVQVMKGKPRATENFDEGSRYEVIDEMWTDNVPATSSSASTTEGRFFEQDKAERIMSQDSKVAIGIRELLGLLRTLGEGFRLSCLFKCQEALEVFRKLPESQFNTGWVLCQVGKAYFELVDYLEADHYFELAHLLSPCTLDGMDIYSTVLYHLNAEMRLSYLAQELISIDRLSPQAWCAVGNCFALRKDHETALKNFQRAVFCTRRL; this is translated from the exons atggaaaCCCTAATGGTGGACCGCGTCCACAGCAGCCTGCGCCTCTTCATGCACCGCAACGCCGTCTTCCTCTGCGAGCGCCTCTGCGCGCAGTTCCCCTCCGAG ACCAATGTGCAGTTGTTAGCAACATGTTACCTCCACAACAACCAGCCATATGCTGCATACCATATTTTGAAAG GGAAGAAGCTGCCAGAGTCCCGGTACCTGTTTGCTATGTCATGCTTTCGTATGAACCTCTTGCATGAAGCAGAAGATACTCTATGTCCAGTAAATGAACCAAACATTGAG GTTCCCAATGGAGCTACAGGACACTACCTCCTTGGAATAATTTATAG GTGCACGGGCAGAATGTCAGCTGCAGCTGAACAATTTACACAAGCGTTGACTCTGGATCCTCTTTTATGGGCAGCATACGAGGAGTTGTGTATACTTG GTGTTGCTGAAGATGCAGATGAATGTTTTAGTGAAGCAACTGCTCTACGTCTCCAGCAGGAACACACATCCACATCTGCTCTGGAAAAGTCAAACTTTGCCAATGAAAATCGAATTCTAACTTCCAGTCTTCCCTCAAGCCTCGGGGATATTATCCCTAAGCAAATGAAACAGCTTCATGCTAACAACACAGCAGAAGTTCCTAGTTACCCTCATGTTAGAGCAACTGCACTGCATGTACAGAACAGCACAACCTCTAACGTAGCACAGTTTGACACCCCATCACCAACGGCAACACAG ACTTCTAGTATTGTACCTCCACCACTCTTCAGGAATGCCCATGCTTATCAGAATACAATAAGTGGTGATGCTCCTGCTAAACCGAAAGCTAATGGATCAAACCAGCCACTCAGAAGGAAATACTTGGATCAAGCAAGGCTAAAGAAG GTTTCTGGAAGGCTTTTTAATCAGAGTAGTGATTCAATGCCTCGAAGAAGTGCAAGGCTTTCTCGAGACATGAcaataaattcaaattcaaattcaaatatctCTCAGTTTGGTGGGAATGGAACAGATCACTCGTCAGGTAAATTGCGAGTAAACTCGTCCACACCATCAAAATTGTGTTCAACAGCCGTACGTTCTGTGCAAGTTATGAAAGGGAAACCACGAGCTACAGAAAATTTTGATGAAG GAAGCAGATACGAAGTTATTGATGAAATGTGGACAGATAATGTGCCAGCAACCTCATCTTCTGCAAGTACGACTGAGGGAAGATTCTTTGAGCAAGATAAAGCTGAACGAATTATGTCGCAAGACTCCAAAGTTGCAATTGGAATCAGGGAGCTACTGGGACTTTTGCGAACACTCGGGGAAGGTTTTAGGCTTTCTTGCTTGTTTAAGTGCCAG GAAGCACTGGAAGTCTTCAGAAAACTCCCTGAGTCGCAATTTAACACTGGTTGGGTTCTATGCCAG GTTGGTAAGGCATATTTTGAATTGGTTGATTATTTAGAAGCTGATCATTACTTTGAGTTAGCGCATCTACTGTCTCCTTGTACATTGGATGGAATGGACATCTACTCCACTGTTCTTTAT CATCTGAACGCGGAAATGAGACTAAGCTACCTAGCTCAAGAGCTCATTTCTATTGATCGACTATCTCCTCAAGCATG GTGTGCAGTGGGGAATTGCTTTGCCTTGAGGAAAGATCATGAGACTGCCTTGAAGAATTTTCAACGCGCG GTATTCTGCACTAGAAGATTATGA
- the LOC120671154 gene encoding bZIP transcription factor 50-like isoform X2 — MDVDLFGEPTGVSDLIVPSPPPPAPAPARDAEAGSPESVTSRASPPGEEALTEIERFLMQVGEAELGGEAEGISMEEFFDALYDGGEGEREGKESEAGGSTDEDSGRDEVVEVVTPEVETVEVDDDDPVSKKKKMRKMRNRDSAMKSRERKKTYIKDLETKSKYLEAECRRLSYALQCYAAENMALRQSLLKDRLVGAPTAMQESAVLTETLPLVSLLWLVSIVCLFLMPGLPNRSPAAPSSAGRGLGMVAGKTSSENPEILELILHGRRCKGTRAKIKLDTVPFHEVAAC; from the exons ATGGACGTCGACCTCTT CGGGGAGCCCACCGGCGTCTCCGACCTCATCGTACCgtccccgcctccgccggcgccggcgccggcgcgcgatGCGGaggcggggtcgccggagtcGGTTACCTCCCGGGCGAGCCCACCCGGGGAGGAGGCGCTGACGGAGATCGAGAGGTTCCTGATGCAGGTGGGGGAGGCGGAGCTGGGCGGGGAGGCCGAGGGCATCAGCATGGAGGAGTTCTTCGACGCGCTGTACGACGGCGGGGAGGGGGAGCGGGAGGGGAAGGAGAGCGAGGCGGGTGGAAGCACGGATGAGGATTCCGGAAGGGATGAGGTGGTGGAGGTTGTAACGCCGGAGGTTGAGACGGTGGAGGTGGACGACGATGATCCTgtcagcaagaagaagaagatgag GAAAATGAGGAACAGAGATTCCGCCATGAAAtcgagggagaggaagaagacgtATATAAAGGACTTGGAGACGAAGAGCAAGTATTTGGAGGCAGAGTGCCGCCGCCTCAGCTATGCACTTCAGTGCTATGCAGCTGAGAACATGGCACTGCGCCAGAGCTTGTTGAAGGATAGGCTTGTTGGTGCTCCCACAGCCATGCAGGAGTCTGCCGTACTCACGG AAACCCTGCCGTTGGTTTCCCTGCTTTGGCTAGTGAGCATCGTGTGCCTGTTCCTGATGCCCGGTCTGCCCAACCGAAGTCCAGCAGCTCCAAGCAGCGCCGGAAGAGGTCTCGGGATGGTAGCCGGAAAGACAAGCAGTGAAAACCCAGAGATATTGGAACTCATCCTCCATGGAAGGCGCTGCAAGGGCACAAGGGCAAAAATCAAGCTAGATACAGTACCATTTCATGAAGTAGCTGCTTGCTAG
- the LOC120671154 gene encoding bZIP transcription factor 50-like isoform X1: protein MDVDLFADIDLDALLASFSGEPTGVSDLIVPSPPPPAPAPARDAEAGSPESVTSRASPPGEEALTEIERFLMQVGEAELGGEAEGISMEEFFDALYDGGEGEREGKESEAGGSTDEDSGRDEVVEVVTPEVETVEVDDDDPVSKKKKMRKMRNRDSAMKSRERKKTYIKDLETKSKYLEAECRRLSYALQCYAAENMALRQSLLKDRLVGAPTAMQESAVLTETLPLVSLLWLVSIVCLFLMPGLPNRSPAAPSSAGRGLGMVAGKTSSENPEILELILHGRRCKGTRAKIKLDTVPFHEVAAC, encoded by the exons ATGGACGTCGACCTCTTCGCCGACATCGACCTCGACGCCCTCCTCGCCTCCTTCTCCGGGGAGCCCACCGGCGTCTCCGACCTCATCGTACCgtccccgcctccgccggcgccggcgccggcgcgcgatGCGGaggcggggtcgccggagtcGGTTACCTCCCGGGCGAGCCCACCCGGGGAGGAGGCGCTGACGGAGATCGAGAGGTTCCTGATGCAGGTGGGGGAGGCGGAGCTGGGCGGGGAGGCCGAGGGCATCAGCATGGAGGAGTTCTTCGACGCGCTGTACGACGGCGGGGAGGGGGAGCGGGAGGGGAAGGAGAGCGAGGCGGGTGGAAGCACGGATGAGGATTCCGGAAGGGATGAGGTGGTGGAGGTTGTAACGCCGGAGGTTGAGACGGTGGAGGTGGACGACGATGATCCTgtcagcaagaagaagaagatgag GAAAATGAGGAACAGAGATTCCGCCATGAAAtcgagggagaggaagaagacgtATATAAAGGACTTGGAGACGAAGAGCAAGTATTTGGAGGCAGAGTGCCGCCGCCTCAGCTATGCACTTCAGTGCTATGCAGCTGAGAACATGGCACTGCGCCAGAGCTTGTTGAAGGATAGGCTTGTTGGTGCTCCCACAGCCATGCAGGAGTCTGCCGTACTCACGG AAACCCTGCCGTTGGTTTCCCTGCTTTGGCTAGTGAGCATCGTGTGCCTGTTCCTGATGCCCGGTCTGCCCAACCGAAGTCCAGCAGCTCCAAGCAGCGCCGGAAGAGGTCTCGGGATGGTAGCCGGAAAGACAAGCAGTGAAAACCCAGAGATATTGGAACTCATCCTCCATGGAAGGCGCTGCAAGGGCACAAGGGCAAAAATCAAGCTAGATACAGTACCATTTCATGAAGTAGCTGCTTGCTAG